A genome region from Coprococcus phoceensis includes the following:
- a CDS encoding LPD11 domain-containing protein — MNENAKTKLVLEYTGMDDFSCPVYKDQFGKLWKDIDLGKEPEPNLYSLSFNHIDGEPSHPIQQEYTFHPAPYQRSSYEFEYRMLSKLQSDCEYYLGYGNRSPSILCNHSVQNHIARMKELWNGFPTDQKPEWLTWEQLLQYEKVMTETGIPVKNCSD; from the coding sequence ATGAATGAAAATGCAAAAACAAAATTAGTGCTTGAGTATACTGGCATGGATGATTTTTCCTGTCCGGTATATAAGGACCAATTCGGAAAGTTGTGGAAGGATATTGACCTTGGCAAAGAGCCTGAACCGAATCTTTATTCTTTATCTTTTAACCATATTGATGGAGAACCTTCCCATCCCATACAGCAGGAGTACACATTTCATCCGGCTCCGTATCAAAGAAGTTCCTATGAATTCGAGTACCGGATGTTAAGTAAATTACAGTCTGACTGTGAATACTATCTGGGCTACGGAAATCGCAGTCCGTCTATCCTATGCAATCATAGCGTTCAAAACCATATTGCCCGTATGAAAGAATTATGGAATGGTTTTCCCACAGATCAGAAACCGGAATGGCTGACCTGGGAACAGCTTCTTCAGTACGAAAAAGTAATGACAGAAACCGGAATACCCGTGAAGAACTGCTCAGACTAG
- a CDS encoding type II toxin-antitoxin system HicB family antitoxin, whose product MKTLNDYLAMSYRMEIVEDKDEGGFVVSYPELPGCITCGETIERAVENAADAKKAWLEAALEEGIEIHEPGSLEEYSGQFKIRMPRSLHRDLAEHSKKEGISMNQYCIYLLSKNDALLVK is encoded by the coding sequence ATGAAGACACTGAATGATTATTTGGCAATGTCCTATCGCATGGAAATTGTGGAAGATAAGGATGAAGGTGGATTTGTGGTTTCTTATCCGGAACTGCCGGGATGCATCACCTGTGGAGAGACGATAGAAAGGGCAGTTGAAAATGCAGCGGATGCAAAAAAAGCATGGTTAGAAGCTGCACTGGAAGAAGGGATTGAGATTCACGAACCGGGAAGCCTGGAAGAGTATTCGGGACAGTTTAAAATAAGGATGCCACGCAGCTTACACCGGGATCTGGCGGAACACTCAAAAAAAGAAGGCATCAGTATGAATCAATACTGTATATATCTTCTTTCAAAGAATGATGCGCTGTTAGTAAAATAA
- a CDS encoding ATP-binding protein → MYLKRKVYDQLLDWKNDTVHSTLEVNGARQVGKTYIINKFADENFRHKIYINLFDLSGKQFMECYKKATDWTPGTKRPEQPLHDAFKLFDPDFEDTNDTVIIIDEIQESSEIFNRIREFTRYFQAHFIVTGSYLGRVLEPEFKFSSGDITSIRIYTLSFKEFLEALDDQLFQKYLSLPLDHADDTVPELYDELKNVYDIYRQIGGYPKVVETYLNTKDVEAAQKELVRIIRIFLNESMRYFDDITDISVFTNIFLSICRILLREKKGLDEDSISEELQKLVTKNYSSNLSKATCYRAINWLYHSGIIGFCGKITELDILNFKPGSRCFFMDLGVAYYYLSRTGATVSTMDGSLNENYVYINLSKRQEFPEEIIFETPAFATYKGGEIDFVAQTLKTHIRYLIEVKAGKGTASTALKALEQGKANKLLYLKGDTKGGTVGNVQTLPIYLLEQYHF, encoded by the coding sequence ATGTATCTGAAAAGAAAAGTTTACGATCAGCTTCTGGATTGGAAAAACGATACCGTCCACAGCACCTTGGAAGTGAATGGTGCCAGACAGGTCGGAAAAACATATATTATCAATAAATTTGCGGATGAGAACTTCAGGCACAAGATCTACATTAACCTGTTTGATTTGTCCGGCAAACAATTTATGGAATGTTACAAAAAAGCCACAGACTGGACTCCCGGTACAAAACGACCGGAGCAGCCGCTTCACGATGCTTTTAAACTCTTCGATCCGGATTTTGAAGATACCAACGATACAGTCATCATTATTGATGAAATTCAGGAATCCTCAGAGATATTCAACCGTATCCGAGAATTTACCCGCTATTTTCAAGCGCATTTCATTGTAACTGGAAGTTATCTGGGACGTGTACTGGAACCAGAATTCAAATTCTCCAGTGGAGATATTACCAGTATCCGTATTTATACCCTTTCCTTTAAAGAGTTTTTGGAAGCATTGGATGACCAGCTTTTTCAGAAGTATCTATCACTTCCACTGGATCATGCAGATGACACCGTACCGGAACTATATGACGAATTAAAGAATGTTTACGACATCTATAGACAGATTGGCGGCTATCCAAAGGTTGTGGAAACATACCTTAACACAAAAGACGTGGAAGCAGCTCAAAAAGAGCTTGTTAGAATCATCCGCATTTTCTTAAACGAATCTATGCGGTACTTTGATGACATCACAGATATTAGTGTTTTTACCAACATCTTTTTAAGCATCTGCCGTATTCTGCTTCGTGAAAAGAAAGGATTAGATGAGGACAGTATAAGTGAAGAACTGCAAAAGCTCGTTACAAAGAATTACTCCAGTAATCTTTCTAAAGCAACCTGCTATCGTGCTATCAACTGGCTTTACCATTCTGGAATCATCGGTTTCTGTGGCAAAATCACAGAACTGGACATCTTGAATTTCAAACCGGGAAGCCGCTGCTTCTTCATGGATCTTGGAGTTGCATATTATTATCTCTCCAGAACTGGTGCTACTGTATCAACTATGGATGGCTCATTGAACGAAAACTATGTTTACATTAACTTGTCCAAACGCCAGGAATTCCCGGAAGAAATTATCTTTGAGACACCGGCTTTTGCTACTTATAAAGGTGGTGAAATTGATTTTGTAGCTCAGACATTGAAAACTCACATCCGCTATCTGATTGAAGTTAAAGCCGGTAAGGGAACTGCATCTACTGCCTTGAAGGCATTGGAACAGGGGAAGGCCAATAAACTACTATATCTGAAAGGTGATACCAAAGGCGGAACCGTTGGAAACGTACAAACACTTCCTATCTATCTGCTAGAACAATATCATTTTTAA
- a CDS encoding NADAR family protein — MNQTNTSKRIPTQINEFRGDYAFLSNFYPAPVSYMGQTYANNEAAFQAQKTLSAREQRKFCIFRMHNPSDAKKLGRDLTLRPDWEKVKVRLMYEICMCKFMQNPELRDKLLATGESTLIEGNNWGDYFWGKVNNCGENQLGIILMDVRAKLQWNAETAPNNIPQCLQ, encoded by the coding sequence ATGAATCAAACAAATACAAGCAAGCGCATACCTACACAGATCAATGAATTTCGGGGAGATTATGCTTTTCTAAGCAATTTCTATCCGGCACCGGTCTCTTACATGGGACAAACCTATGCAAATAATGAAGCTGCTTTTCAAGCGCAGAAAACACTCTCTGCGAGAGAGCAACGCAAATTCTGTATTTTTCGGATGCATAATCCTTCTGATGCAAAGAAACTCGGCAGAGATCTTACATTACGCCCGGACTGGGAAAAAGTGAAAGTCCGGCTCATGTATGAAATCTGCATGTGCAAATTCATGCAGAACCCGGAACTCCGGGATAAACTTCTTGCAACCGGAGAGTCCACACTTATTGAAGGAAACAACTGGGGTGACTATTTCTGGGGCAAAGTCAATAACTGCGGAGAAAACCAGTTAGGAATCATCCTGATGGATGTACGTGCGAAGCTGCAGTGGAATGCAGAAACAGCGCCCAATAATATACCTCAATGTCTGCAATAA
- the ligA gene encoding NAD-dependent DNA ligase LigA, translating to MSVKRIKNLVKQLNEYRHAYYNQDAPLVSDAEYDRLFDELKELEEQTGFILSNSPTQTVGYYPVSELAKVTHPIPLLSLEKTKLISELLDFMKGQEVLFMLKLDGLTTKLIYEDGRLIQASTRGDGEVGEDITHNIPAFLNVPLTIPHKERLVITGESFIPTNDFERLKDTLRDGNGKPYKNGRNFASGSVRSLDPKNCIGRCVRFLPFNVLEGMEDVPFPDSRACKLEGLTHLGFGYCPFFSISGTGLSKEYAEKFIQELVSTAANLHLPIDGIVMIFDSLSYSKSCGKTGHHYKDGLAYKFEDDTYETFLREIEWTPTRFGEIAPVGIFDTVEIDGCDVSRASLHNLTFIKNLELVPGCRILVSKRNMIIPHIEDNLDRGRYTDITPPVCPCCGSKTRTYSRKTSDGRTVETLHCDNPQCDSQITRRFVHFASKKAMNIEGLSEATLEKFLNLGYLHSFQDIYHLEEHREDIVALDGYGEKSFDRLWESINASRRTSFVRYLVSMDIPMIGRTKSRILDTVFSGNLTAFEQAAVGDYDFTQLEDFGEILNHNIHSWFADEANLDLWKNLQNEFTFEQRKEETIMTKENKFTGCTIVATGKLEHFTRDGINDKILELGAKPGSSVTKKTDYLICGEKAGSKLAKAQSLGIPILTEAEFLEMIA from the coding sequence ATGTCAGTCAAAAGAATTAAGAATCTTGTAAAACAACTCAATGAATACCGTCATGCCTACTACAATCAGGATGCCCCTCTGGTATCTGATGCCGAGTATGACCGACTCTTTGACGAACTGAAGGAACTGGAGGAACAGACTGGTTTCATCCTGTCAAATTCTCCGACACAGACGGTTGGATATTATCCGGTCAGTGAACTTGCCAAAGTCACCCATCCGATTCCACTGCTCTCGCTTGAGAAAACAAAACTGATTTCAGAGCTTTTAGATTTCATGAAAGGACAGGAAGTTCTCTTTATGCTGAAACTGGACGGTTTGACTACCAAACTCATTTACGAAGATGGCAGACTGATTCAGGCTTCTACCCGTGGAGATGGTGAAGTGGGGGAAGATATTACACACAATATCCCGGCATTTTTAAATGTACCGCTTACCATTCCACACAAAGAACGTCTGGTCATTACCGGTGAGTCTTTTATACCAACCAATGATTTTGAACGTCTGAAAGATACTCTGCGTGATGGAAATGGAAAACCTTATAAAAACGGACGTAATTTTGCTTCCGGATCAGTACGAAGTCTTGATCCGAAGAACTGTATCGGACGTTGTGTTCGCTTTCTTCCGTTCAATGTATTAGAAGGAATGGAGGATGTTCCCTTCCCGGACAGCAGAGCCTGCAAATTAGAAGGTTTAACACACCTGGGCTTTGGTTACTGCCCGTTTTTCTCAATTTCAGGAACCGGACTTTCAAAAGAATATGCGGAGAAATTCATTCAGGAATTGGTATCCACAGCAGCAAATTTACATCTTCCTATCGATGGCATTGTCATGATTTTTGACAGTCTCAGCTACTCCAAAAGCTGCGGAAAAACCGGACACCACTATAAGGACGGCCTCGCCTATAAGTTTGAGGATGATACCTACGAAACTTTCTTGCGTGAAATTGAATGGACACCGACCAGATTCGGAGAGATTGCTCCGGTCGGCATCTTCGATACCGTGGAGATTGACGGCTGTGATGTTTCCAGAGCTTCCCTTCATAATCTGACCTTTATCAAAAATCTGGAGCTTGTACCCGGATGCCGGATTCTTGTTTCCAAACGAAACATGATCATCCCACATATAGAGGATAATCTGGATCGTGGAAGGTATACCGACATCACGCCTCCGGTCTGCCCTTGCTGTGGTTCCAAAACCAGAACCTACAGCCGTAAGACCAGCGACGGTCGCACCGTAGAAACTCTGCATTGTGATAATCCGCAGTGCGACAGCCAGATCACAAGAAGGTTTGTCCATTTTGCCAGCAAGAAGGCAATGAACATCGAAGGACTGTCAGAAGCCACTTTAGAAAAATTCCTGAATCTGGGCTATCTGCACTCTTTTCAGGACATCTATCATCTGGAGGAACACCGGGAAGATATTGTGGCACTGGACGGATATGGTGAGAAATCTTTCGACCGCTTGTGGGAATCCATCAACGCCAGCCGGAGGACCAGCTTTGTCCGCTATCTGGTTTCCATGGATATTCCTATGATCGGCAGAACCAAAAGCCGGATTCTGGACACCGTATTTTCCGGAAATTTAACTGCATTTGAACAGGCGGCTGTCGGAGATTACGACTTCACTCAGTTAGAGGATTTTGGCGAAATCTTAAATCACAACATCCATTCCTGGTTTGCAGATGAAGCAAATCTTGATTTATGGAAAAACTTACAGAACGAATTCACATTTGAACAAAGAAAGGAAGAGACCATTATGACAAAAGAAAACAAATTTACAGGATGTACCATCGTAGCAACAGGGAAACTGGAGCATTTTACCAGAGACGGTATCAACGATAAGATTCTGGAGCTTGGTGCCAAACCTGGCAGCTCTGTAACAAAGAAAACCGATTACCTGATCTGCGGGGAAAAAGCCGGCAGCAAACTGGCAAAAGCCCAGAGCCTTGGTATTCCAATTCTTACAGAAGCTGAATTTTTGGAGATGATTGCATAA
- a CDS encoding type II toxin-antitoxin system HicA family toxin, whose amino-acid sequence MSKWDKLLTRICSLSKDLRFDELRKVLESYGYEINAPRSGSSHYTFRKAGCQPITIPKHEPIKKIYVEMVKQIVESEAKNDEDTE is encoded by the coding sequence ATGTCGAAATGGGATAAACTATTGACAAGAATTTGCTCATTATCGAAAGACCTTCGTTTTGATGAACTAAGAAAAGTATTAGAAAGTTATGGATATGAGATAAATGCTCCGAGAAGTGGGAGCAGCCATTATACATTCCGTAAAGCGGGATGCCAGCCGATAACAATACCGAAACACGAACCAATCAAGAAAATTTATGTTGAAATGGTAAAGCAGATTGTAGAAAGTGAGGCGAAAAACGATGAAGACACTGAATGA
- a CDS encoding DUF5348 domain-containing protein, whose amino-acid sequence MSEKRIGTLIYDPSMGRFDIRFGIESYYGGLHCGECFDVKVKDAWIPVRIEMDEDWYLVGLPKTSLSGLTVRM is encoded by the coding sequence ATGAGTGAAAAGAGAATAGGTACTTTAATTTATGATCCATCAATGGGAAGATTTGATATCCGGTTTGGGATTGAATCTTATTATGGAGGTCTTCATTGCGGAGAATGTTTTGATGTGAAGGTAAAGGATGCATGGATTCCGGTTCGGATTGAAATGGATGAAGACTGGTATCTGGTAGGGCTTCCTAAGACGAGTCTCAGTGGACTGACGGTTCGAATGTAG
- a CDS encoding winged helix-turn-helix domain-containing protein, which produces MRSYKRYTRRKRLLKQIAVVALSPNRVFTKEQIYQHIYEEAESEVNNRIYGLIKNLRKKIEENPETPHYIETIRGVGYRFRA; this is translated from the coding sequence ATGAGAAGTTATAAACGGTATACCAGGCGAAAGAGACTTTTGAAGCAAATCGCTGTGGTTGCTTTATCTCCTAATCGGGTATTCACGAAAGAACAGATCTATCAGCATATCTATGAGGAAGCGGAGTCAGAAGTGAATAACCGAATTTACGGTCTGATTAAGAACTTGAGAAAGAAAATAGAAGAAAATCCGGAAACACCGCACTACATAGAAACGATACGTGGTGTTGGTTATCGCTTTCGGGCATAA